In Arcobacter ellisii, a genomic segment contains:
- a CDS encoding DNA alkylation repair protein, with protein MAEQLKNLYSKKFIEKLANKIVFIYSDFQKKDFINSIFDNTWQDLELKARMRHIAFTLHKFLPFSYDKQIEILKEVKEDFGGLEAMIFQDFVEVFGLEDFKESLKALEVFTINSSSEFAIRQFILKYEDETMKHMKIWAKSSNEHIRRLASEGCRPRLPWAVALPKFKQNPTKVLEIIELLKNDKSKYVQKSVANNLNDISKDNPQIVIDFVKQNLGKTKELDWICKHGSRTLLKKADRNILKLFEFEKSHHINLTNFCYDETLNLGDDFNFSFELNSDEILGNIRVEYVIHYLKSNKSHTKKVFMVSQNEIKSSSKKFIKKHKFKDMTTRKHYIGIHYISLMINGEEFIKKEFFLNDTSN; from the coding sequence ATGGCAGAACAATTAAAAAATTTATATTCAAAAAAGTTTATTGAAAAACTTGCAAATAAAATAGTTTTCATTTATTCAGATTTTCAAAAAAAAGATTTTATAAACTCTATTTTTGATAATACTTGGCAAGATTTAGAACTAAAAGCAAGGATGAGACATATAGCTTTTACTTTGCATAAATTTTTACCTTTTTCATACGATAAACAAATTGAAATCTTAAAAGAAGTAAAAGAGGATTTTGGTGGACTTGAGGCTATGATTTTTCAAGATTTTGTAGAAGTTTTTGGACTTGAGGATTTTAAAGAGTCATTAAAAGCTTTGGAAGTTTTTACTATAAATTCAAGTAGTGAATTTGCAATTAGACAGTTTATTTTGAAATATGAAGATGAAACTATGAAGCATATGAAAATTTGGGCAAAATCATCAAATGAACATATAAGAAGATTAGCAAGTGAAGGGTGTCGTCCAAGACTTCCTTGGGCTGTTGCTTTACCAAAATTTAAACAAAATCCAACAAAAGTGCTTGAAATAATTGAACTTTTGAAAAATGACAAATCAAAATATGTTCAAAAATCTGTAGCAAATAATCTAAATGATATTTCAAAAGATAATCCACAAATAGTGATAGATTTTGTAAAACAAAATCTAGGAAAAACAAAAGAGTTAGATTGGATTTGTAAACATGGAAGTAGAACTTTGCTTAAAAAGGCAGATAGAAATATTTTAAAACTTTTTGAGTTTGAAAAATCACATCATATAAATCTCACAAATTTTTGTTACGATGAAACTCTTAATTTGGGAGATGATTTTAATTTCTCTTTTGAATTAAATTCTGATGAAATATTGGGAAATATAAGAGTTGAATATGTTATTCATTATCTAAAATCAAATAAAAGTCATACAAAAAAAGTTTTTATGGTAAGTCAAAATGAGATAAAATCAAGTTCTAAAAAATTTATCAAAAAACATAAATTTAAAGATATGACAACAAGAAAACATTATATTGGAATTCATTATATATCTTTGATGATAAATGGTGAAGAGTTTATAAAAAAGGAGTTTTTCTTAAATGACACCAGCAATTAA
- a CDS encoding manganese-dependent inorganic pyrophosphatase yields the protein MALYTCGHIIPDSDSICSAISLAYLLNKIGRPAIPARQGEPNPETKFILEKFGFELPVLKTSFAGDELFITDYSDVAQAPQELDKTTIVGIVDHHKLGDITTSAPLECWIRPVGCTNTIVKEMYDFHKVEIPANIAGIMMCAILSDTVIFKSPTCTETDIKAVRELAAICGIEDFGALGMEMFRVKSAVAGTPVRELVMRDYKNFDMHGKKVGVGQLEVVDGSVFDAIKDELMADIKKVKEEQGLHTVALLLTDIMKEGSEVLVTSDDATIFEKAFNCKLEDGKVWLDGCLSRKKQIIPFLEPAFA from the coding sequence ATGGCATTATATACATGTGGACATATTATTCCAGATTCTGACTCAATTTGTTCAGCAATCTCTTTAGCTTACCTTTTAAATAAAATTGGACGACCAGCAATTCCAGCAAGACAAGGTGAACCAAATCCTGAAACAAAATTTATTTTAGAAAAATTTGGATTTGAATTACCAGTTTTAAAAACTTCTTTTGCAGGTGATGAACTGTTTATCACTGATTATTCAGATGTTGCTCAAGCTCCTCAAGAACTTGACAAAACTACAATCGTTGGAATCGTTGACCACCACAAACTTGGTGACATCACAACTTCTGCTCCGTTAGAGTGTTGGATTAGACCTGTTGGTTGTACAAATACAATCGTAAAAGAGATGTATGATTTCCATAAAGTTGAAATTCCTGCAAATATTGCTGGAATTATGATGTGTGCAATTTTATCTGATACAGTTATTTTTAAATCACCAACTTGTACTGAAACAGATATTAAAGCTGTTAGAGAATTAGCAGCTATTTGTGGAATTGAAGATTTTGGAGCTTTAGGTATGGAAATGTTTAGAGTAAAATCAGCAGTTGCTGGAACACCAGTTAGAGAACTTGTAATGAGAGATTACAAAAACTTTGATATGCACGGAAAAAAAGTAGGTGTTGGACAACTTGAAGTTGTTGATGGAAGTGTTTTTGATGCAATCAAAGATGAATTAATGGCTGATATCAAAAAAGTAAAAGAAGAGCAAGGATTACATACAGTTGCTTTACTTTTAACTGATATTATGAAAGAAGGAAGTGAAGTATTAGTTACTTCTGATGATGCAACAATCTTTGAAAAAGCATTTAACTGTAAACTTGAAGATGGAAAAGTTTGGTTAGATGGTTGTTTATCAAGAAAAAAACAAATTATTCCTTTCTTAGAACCTGCATTCGCTTAA
- a CDS encoding antibiotic biosynthesis monooxygenase family protein, which produces MFGVIFEVEIKEDKKNEYLQIAAILKEQLINEKGFISIERFQSLVNENKLLSLSFWEDEKSILNWKKNLDHFAAQKKGRESIFEDYRIRVVEVKRDYTLQSSDFEDR; this is translated from the coding sequence ATGTTCGGAGTAATATTTGAAGTTGAAATTAAAGAAGATAAAAAAAATGAATATTTACAAATTGCAGCTATTTTAAAAGAGCAGTTAATAAATGAAAAAGGTTTTATAAGTATAGAGAGGTTTCAATCATTAGTAAATGAAAATAAGCTTTTATCTTTATCTTTTTGGGAAGATGAAAAATCTATTTTAAATTGGAAGAAAAATCTTGACCATTTTGCTGCACAAAAAAAAGGTAGAGAGTCGATATTTGAAGATTATAGAATAAGAGTTGTTGAGGTAAAAAGAGATTACACTTTACAATCAAGTGATTTTGAAGATAGATAG
- a CDS encoding cobaltochelatase subunit CobN yields MLLFRHFLVLFFMFLFSTNLIAKENKTIFSIVSDRSATTLNSGANTYLKNSNDKIIIRTVSQVSLMKDDELDNYLKNSDVVLLCAVFGDVVDRLLSKKYLASQLRISIQGDRRLLSLNNDFLGNSYDNNIDTILEKDKENLGYINFLEKKQKEFSSYAFYLQARAYWDNRGNENISNLFSFLSNPNLQKNSWPKVVELKSVRYFLDADDSKTYFGADEVIKKIDSSKDILFVLDNDRADSLNEWKIHQELVKKSNFQVISILSSWGKSSFEAVKSVEDIVLKLDKNQAYSIISLHDFVIGSGLGKDEVSSVLERLNVPVLKALRVLDLSYLNYSLSSEGLQKNSVHYRVSMPELQGIGQVHILSLNEDYITDEKTGVTLFSVKILDDEIKNIIEKANNWIKLKKKNNKDKKIAIIYYNHPPGRHNIGADNLNVPKSLFNILTSLKAQGYDVGTLPANDEELLKILQEKAVNLPNDKKALKQMSPNINKVDGTEYKNWFKTLPNYIQEEMQDGPLALLHVEIRNFLTDEIKTISPTNKALAYGSMKDYMHKTMDNLHHAMDGVRSESRQRAVNLLAQLKEEYENILTLSQEEKEFSFETMESLKKAVIDLGIEGIKGWGEAPGNVMVYEDKLLLPSVEFGNILLAPQPPRGWELNEELLHANLSFPPTHQYLAFYHFIKDSFKADAVVHVGRHSTYEFLPRKSVGLTSKDYPYLMIGNMPSIYPYIVDGVGEGIQAKRRGQAIMIDHLTPPLSITKLYDDLLQIRQLIESAESATDEIVRKNSIKKIKESIDKANLKDELIKSMDEELKIRGIGFDEVDDEFLLHEVGHYLTHLQEEFMPLGLHTFGQDWNNEAVNIMLKSMGEENNEEVKANLIKSPKNEMTSLLNALNGGYIIAGKGNDPIRTKEALPTGKNFYALDGSLIPSSIGYEIGVKLAQKVRENKNYDIRKKEAIILWASDTVRDEGAMIAFGLDLLGLKPVWNSRGILQGLELLPLDEKRVRRYDVIFTGSGLFRDLYSSQLALLDKAVLLTLDASYNDIVSKYPALTLALNKALEPLGDLKKGGNEALETNSVALNWVDEAREILKQNPNIDANELGKISSKRVFATAPGAYGAGINRLAERSSAWNDRKELADVFIKRMGYSYSEDGYAQLSVDSFKRQLQKVENTYLGRASNLYGLMDNNDTFDYLGGLNLAIEKVTGKQPNSFVIDNSNTSNLKITPLETALLTELRGRFLNPQWIKPLMNEGYSGARTMGSEFVEYLWGWQVTSPEIIKDWVWEEVKAVYIDDKLNLKLDEFLSSNYQVQVQTNMLAVMLVAIQKDFWKADEKTQKELSEKFAKNIIEHGIPGSGHSHANHPIYDFVKSKISKEEANKLEEVLSESRIEKEKKNDNVTSIQEIKLENQKNKNEEKTEELSENKNSNKDDSYMKYLLGIAFLILFVGLGKSIFFNKIKG; encoded by the coding sequence ATGCTTTTATTTCGACATTTTTTAGTGTTGTTTTTTATGTTTTTATTTAGTACAAATTTAATTGCAAAAGAAAATAAAACAATCTTTTCAATAGTTTCAGATAGGTCAGCAACAACCTTAAATAGTGGTGCAAATACATATCTAAAAAATTCAAATGATAAAATAATCATAAGAACAGTAAGTCAAGTATCTTTGATGAAAGATGATGAGTTGGATAACTATTTGAAAAATTCAGATGTAGTTCTTTTATGTGCTGTATTTGGTGATGTTGTTGATAGATTATTATCAAAAAAATATCTAGCTTCACAACTTAGAATTTCAATTCAAGGAGATAGAAGACTTCTTAGTTTAAATAATGATTTTTTAGGAAATTCTTATGATAATAACATAGATACTATTCTTGAAAAAGATAAAGAAAATCTAGGTTATATAAATTTTTTAGAGAAAAAACAAAAAGAGTTTTCTTCTTATGCTTTTTATCTACAAGCAAGAGCTTATTGGGATAATAGAGGAAATGAAAATATCTCAAATCTTTTCTCTTTTTTATCAAATCCAAATTTACAAAAAAACTCATGGCCAAAAGTTGTTGAATTAAAATCTGTAAGATATTTTTTAGATGCAGATGATTCAAAAACATATTTTGGTGCAGATGAAGTAATCAAAAAAATAGATTCTTCAAAAGATATTTTATTTGTTTTAGATAATGATAGAGCAGATAGTTTAAATGAGTGGAAAATACATCAAGAGTTAGTAAAAAAATCAAACTTTCAAGTAATATCTATCTTATCTTCTTGGGGAAAATCAAGTTTTGAAGCAGTAAAAAGTGTTGAAGATATTGTTTTAAAATTAGATAAAAATCAAGCTTATTCAATAATCTCATTACATGATTTTGTAATTGGAAGTGGTTTAGGTAAAGATGAAGTAAGTAGTGTATTAGAAAGATTAAATGTACCAGTTTTAAAAGCTCTTAGAGTTTTAGATTTATCATATTTAAACTACTCTTTATCAAGTGAAGGTTTACAAAAAAATTCCGTTCATTATAGAGTTTCAATGCCAGAACTTCAAGGAATAGGGCAAGTTCATATTCTCTCTTTAAATGAGGATTATATAACTGATGAAAAAACAGGAGTAACTCTTTTTTCTGTGAAAATTTTAGATGATGAGATAAAAAATATTATTGAAAAAGCAAATAATTGGATAAAACTAAAAAAGAAAAATAATAAAGATAAAAAAATTGCTATCATTTACTATAACCATCCTCCAGGACGACATAATATTGGAGCTGATAATCTAAATGTGCCAAAATCACTTTTTAATATTTTAACTTCTTTAAAAGCTCAAGGTTATGATGTTGGAACTTTACCTGCTAATGATGAAGAGTTATTAAAAATTCTTCAAGAAAAAGCTGTAAATTTGCCCAATGATAAAAAAGCATTAAAACAAATGAGCCCAAATATAAACAAAGTTGATGGAACTGAGTATAAAAATTGGTTTAAAACTTTGCCAAATTATATTCAAGAAGAGATGCAAGATGGACCATTGGCTTTACTTCATGTTGAGATTAGAAATTTTTTAACAGATGAAATTAAAACAATATCTCCAACAAACAAAGCTTTAGCTTATGGTTCAATGAAAGATTATATGCATAAAACTATGGATAATCTTCACCATGCAATGGATGGAGTAAGAAGTGAAAGTAGACAAAGAGCTGTAAATCTATTAGCACAATTAAAAGAAGAATATGAAAATATTTTAACTCTATCTCAAGAAGAAAAAGAGTTTTCATTTGAGACTATGGAATCTTTAAAAAAAGCTGTTATTGATTTAGGAATTGAAGGGATAAAAGGTTGGGGTGAAGCACCTGGAAATGTGATGGTTTATGAAGATAAACTTTTACTTCCAAGTGTGGAGTTTGGAAATATTCTTTTAGCTCCACAACCACCTCGTGGTTGGGAATTAAATGAAGAGTTACTTCATGCAAACTTATCATTTCCTCCAACTCATCAATATTTAGCTTTTTATCATTTTATAAAAGATAGTTTTAAAGCTGATGCTGTTGTTCACGTGGGAAGACACTCAACCTATGAGTTTTTACCAAGAAAAAGTGTAGGGCTTACTTCAAAAGATTATCCATATTTGATGATTGGAAATATGCCAAGTATTTATCCATATATTGTTGATGGAGTTGGTGAAGGAATTCAAGCAAAAAGAAGAGGTCAGGCTATTATGATTGACCATTTAACACCACCTTTATCAATTACAAAACTTTATGATGATTTATTACAAATTAGACAGTTAATTGAGAGTGCTGAATCTGCAACAGATGAAATAGTTAGAAAAAACTCTATTAAAAAGATAAAAGAATCAATAGATAAAGCAAACCTAAAAGATGAACTTATTAAAAGTATGGATGAAGAGTTAAAAATTCGTGGTATTGGATTTGATGAGGTTGATGATGAGTTTTTACTTCATGAAGTTGGGCATTATTTAACTCATTTACAAGAAGAGTTTATGCCTTTAGGACTTCATACTTTTGGGCAAGATTGGAATAATGAAGCAGTAAATATCATGCTTAAATCAATGGGTGAAGAGAACAATGAAGAAGTAAAAGCAAATCTTATAAAATCTCCAAAAAATGAGATGACTTCTTTACTAAATGCGTTAAATGGTGGATATATAATTGCAGGAAAAGGAAATGACCCAATTAGAACTAAAGAGGCACTTCCAACTGGAAAAAACTTTTATGCCCTTGATGGAAGTTTGATACCAAGTAGTATTGGATATGAGATTGGTGTTAAGTTAGCTCAAAAGGTTCGTGAAAATAAAAATTATGATATTAGGAAAAAAGAAGCGATAATCTTATGGGCATCTGATACAGTAAGAGATGAAGGTGCGATGATAGCTTTTGGACTTGATTTATTAGGTTTAAAACCTGTGTGGAATAGTAGAGGAATTTTACAAGGGTTAGAACTTTTACCTTTAGATGAAAAAAGAGTAAGAAGATATGATGTAATTTTCACTGGTTCTGGATTGTTTAGGGATTTATACTCTTCACAATTGGCTTTACTAGATAAGGCAGTTTTATTGACTTTAGATGCTAGTTATAATGACATAGTTTCAAAATATCCAGCTTTAACCCTTGCATTAAATAAAGCATTAGAACCATTGGGAGATTTGAAAAAAGGTGGAAATGAAGCACTTGAGACAAATAGTGTTGCTTTAAATTGGGTAGATGAAGCAAGGGAAATTTTAAAACAAAATCCAAATATAGATGCAAATGAATTAGGAAAAATATCAAGTAAAAGAGTTTTTGCAACTGCACCTGGTGCTTATGGAGCAGGAATAAATAGATTAGCAGAGCGTTCAAGTGCATGGAATGATAGAAAAGAGTTAGCTGATGTTTTCATAAAAAGAATGGGATATTCATATTCAGAAGATGGTTATGCACAGTTATCAGTTGATAGTTTTAAAAGACAACTTCAAAAAGTTGAAAATACATATTTAGGAAGAGCTAGTAATTTATATGGATTAATGGATAATAACGATACTTTTGATTATCTTGGAGGATTGAATTTAGCTATTGAAAAAGTAACTGGAAAACAGCCAAATAGTTTTGTAATAGATAATTCAAATACAAGTAACCTAAAAATCACACCACTTGAAACTGCACTTTTAACTGAGTTAAGGGGAAGATTTTTAAATCCACAATGGATAAAACCACTTATGAATGAAGGATATAGTGGTGCAAGAACTATGGGAAGTGAGTTTGTAGAGTATTTATGGGGATGGCAAGTAACAAGTCCTGAGATTATAAAAGATTGGGTTTGGGAAGAGGTTAAAGCTGTTTATATTGATGATAAGTTAAATCTAAAACTTGATGAGTTTTTATCTTCAAACTATCAAGTTCAAGTTCAGACAAATATGTTAGCTGTGATGCTTGTAGCAATTCAAAAAGATTTTTGGAAAGCAGATGAAAAAACACAAAAAGAGCTTTCAGAAAAATTTGCAAAAAATATAATAGAACATGGAATTCCAGGAAGTGGGCATAGCCATGCAAATCATCCGATATATGATTTTGTAAAATCAAAAATATCTAAAGAAGAAGCTAATAAATTAGAAGAAGTTTTAAGTGAAAGTAGAATAGAAAAAGAGAAGAAAAATGATAATGTAACTTCTATCCAAGAGATAAAACTAGAAAATCAAAAAAATAAAAATGAAGAAAAAACAGAAGAGTTAAGTGAAAATAAAAATAGTAATAAAGATGATTCTTATATGAAATATTTATTGGGTATTGCTTTTTTAATTTTGTTTGTTGGTTTAGGTAAATCAATATTTTTTAATAAGATAAAAGGATAA
- a CDS encoding MotA/TolQ/ExbB proton channel family protein: MFSSISVGLMHQISSLLLEPVSWALIFFVVFSLYEIGITIGERVIEIKRLTNTKDKTLVLNVAKKRIERADFITRLAPMLGLMGTLIPLGPGLAALGDGDVKILSTAMSVAFDTTVLGLLCGMVGFVIARLRRRWYDKALSIMESEDEK, translated from the coding sequence ATGTTTTCATCAATTTCAGTTGGTTTGATGCACCAAATCTCATCACTTCTTTTAGAACCAGTCTCTTGGGCTTTGATTTTTTTTGTGGTTTTTTCACTTTATGAAATAGGAATAACAATAGGTGAAAGAGTTATCGAAATCAAAAGATTGACAAATACAAAAGATAAAACTTTGGTTTTAAATGTTGCAAAAAAAAGAATAGAAAGAGCAGATTTTATCACAAGACTAGCTCCAATGCTTGGACTTATGGGAACTTTGATTCCTTTGGGTCCTGGGCTTGCTGCACTTGGTGATGGTGATGTAAAAATACTAAGCACTGCAATGAGTGTTGCTTTTGATACAACAGTTTTAGGATTACTTTGTGGAATGGTAGGTTTTGTAATAGCAAGACTAAGAAGAAGATGGTATGACAAAGCTTTAAGCATAATGGAGAGTGAAGATGAAAAATAG
- a CDS encoding asparaginase domain-containing protein translates to MKITVLNTGGTFNKRYNPLKGELEVPTDNIALNEIIESCFNIDFEIKNVISKDSLEIDNDDRDYLVKIINESSENIIIVHGTDTIDITSKYIDERVKNKKIVLTGAMVPMSIKKVEATLNFAQAIGFLNAPISNGVYISMHGCVTNYDKLLKNRTLGQFLVSKE, encoded by the coding sequence ATGAAAATAACAGTTTTAAATACAGGTGGAACTTTTAATAAAAGATATAATCCACTAAAAGGAGAACTTGAAGTTCCAACAGATAATATTGCTTTAAATGAGATAATTGAAAGTTGTTTTAATATTGATTTTGAAATTAAAAATGTAATTTCAAAAGATAGTTTAGAAATAGATAACGATGATAGAGATTATCTTGTAAAAATTATAAATGAAAGTAGTGAAAATATTATCATTGTTCATGGAACAGATACTATTGATATTACTTCAAAATATATTGATGAAAGAGTAAAAAATAAAAAGATTGTTTTAACAGGAGCAATGGTTCCAATGAGTATAAAAAAAGTTGAAGCAACACTAAATTTTGCACAGGCAATTGGATTTTTAAATGCACCAATATCAAATGGAGTATATATTTCAATGCATGGTTGTGTTACAAATTATGATAAACTTTTGAAAAATAGAACTTTAGGACAATTTTTAGTTTCAAAGGAATAA
- the ybaK gene encoding Cys-tRNA(Pro) deacylase, which translates to MTPAINLLKKNKCDFKIHKYDHDPECTNFGEEAALKLGLDENQVYKTLLVELTPKELVVCVLPVANQLSLKEVASAFDVKKAVMANKDEAQKVTGYLLGGISPLGQKKLLRTVLDESVNKFETIFVSGGKRGLDIEVIPKDLQNLLKAKIQRITS; encoded by the coding sequence ATGACACCAGCAATTAATTTGCTTAAAAAAAATAAGTGTGATTTCAAAATACACAAATATGACCATGACCCTGAGTGTACGAATTTTGGAGAAGAGGCTGCTTTGAAATTGGGTTTAGATGAAAATCAAGTATATAAAACTTTACTTGTAGAATTAACTCCAAAAGAGTTGGTTGTTTGTGTTTTGCCTGTTGCAAATCAGCTTTCATTAAAAGAAGTAGCATCTGCTTTTGATGTTAAAAAAGCTGTTATGGCAAACAAAGATGAAGCACAAAAAGTAACTGGTTATTTACTTGGTGGAATTTCTCCATTAGGGCAAAAAAAATTACTTCGAACAGTTTTAGATGAAAGTGTAAATAAGTTTGAAACTATATTTGTAAGTGGTGGGAAAAGAGGGCTTGATATAGAGGTTATTCCAAAAGATTTACAAAATCTATTAAAAGCAAAAATTCAAAGAATTACATCTTAA
- a CDS encoding DUF2149 domain-containing protein — protein sequence MKNRFSSEHFSKEDDEPLGPLANLVDIILVFACGLIAALVALSPNLQEHFKVSTDTKVITQGKELVEIPKEIKENMETKEGYKSLGQVYKDPKTGKLILISE from the coding sequence ATGAAAAATAGATTTTCAAGTGAACATTTTTCAAAAGAAGATGATGAACCACTTGGTCCTTTAGCAAATTTAGTTGATATTATTTTAGTTTTTGCTTGTGGTTTAATAGCTGCTTTAGTTGCTCTTAGTCCTAATTTACAAGAGCATTTTAAAGTGTCAACAGATACAAAAGTTATAACTCAAGGAAAAGAGTTGGTTGAAATTCCAAAAGAAATAAAAGAAAATATGGAAACAAAAGAGGGATATAAATCTTTAGGACAAGTTTATAAAGACCCAAAAACTGGGAAATTGATATTAATTTCTGAATAA
- a CDS encoding agmatinase family protein, with translation MSYRTLEEEIKVLELGLPPQEGDGFIGGRLNPEEASLVLVPVPWEATVSFGQGTANAPDAIRTSSHQLDVENYHYIKPYTAGIAMLETDKSLHKLSNKARKKALKVIEALEDGKTNKKALKYVNEASAILNSSVYEKSLEQLNKGKFVAVVGGDHSCPLGLIKALSDTQTESFGILHVDAHHDLREAYEGFTYSHASIFYNVMKECDKVSNLVQVGIRDYSKEEATRMIDYGVKGACLYDTLMQSELASGKSLEEVFATYINQLPQNVYLSIDIDGLEPLNCPNTGTPVPGGLRYGELEHLIFMIVKSGKNIIGFDLCEVGDSADGWDANVGSRVLYQLCGALLASQGKIEYK, from the coding sequence ATGTCATACAGAACTTTAGAAGAAGAGATAAAAGTATTAGAACTTGGACTTCCTCCACAAGAGGGAGATGGTTTTATTGGTGGAAGACTAAATCCTGAAGAAGCAAGTTTAGTTTTAGTTCCAGTTCCTTGGGAAGCAACAGTTTCATTTGGGCAAGGAACTGCAAATGCTCCTGATGCGATTAGAACTTCAAGCCACCAATTAGATGTGGAAAATTATCACTATATCAAGCCATATACTGCTGGTATTGCTATGCTTGAAACTGATAAAAGTTTACATAAACTAAGCAACAAAGCTAGAAAAAAAGCTTTAAAAGTAATCGAAGCTCTTGAAGATGGAAAAACAAATAAAAAAGCCCTAAAATATGTAAATGAAGCTTCAGCTATATTAAACTCATCAGTTTATGAAAAATCTCTTGAGCAATTAAATAAAGGGAAATTCGTAGCTGTTGTTGGTGGTGACCACTCTTGCCCACTTGGACTAATCAAAGCTTTAAGCGATACTCAAACTGAATCTTTTGGAATTTTACACGTTGATGCTCATCATGATTTAAGAGAAGCTTATGAAGGTTTTACTTACTCTCACGCTTCAATTTTTTATAACGTTATGAAAGAGTGTGACAAAGTTTCAAATCTAGTTCAAGTAGGTATTAGAGATTATAGTAAAGAAGAAGCTACAAGAATGATTGATTATGGGGTAAAAGGTGCATGTTTATATGATACGTTAATGCAATCAGAGCTTGCTAGTGGAAAATCACTTGAAGAAGTTTTTGCTACTTATATAAATCAACTTCCACAAAATGTTTATTTATCAATAGATATTGATGGATTAGAGCCATTAAACTGTCCAAATACAGGAACTCCAGTTCCAGGTGGATTAAGATATGGAGAACTTGAACATCTTATTTTTATGATTGTAAAAAGTGGTAAAAATATCATAGGATTTGACCTTTGTGAAGTTGGTGATAGTGCTGATGGTTGGGATGCAAATGTTGGCTCAAGAGTTTTATACCAATTATGTGGTGCATTACTTGCAAGTCAAGGAAAAATCGAATACAAATAA
- a CDS encoding lactate utilization protein, whose protein sequence is MKELLEVLKSCGHEAFFVKDKKEALELAKTYIKPNMSVGLGGSESVKEIGLLDFLLNNKEITLYNQYEAGISMEENIKRRKMGLISDIFVTSTNALTHDGKLVNADGSGNRVAAFCYGPTNVLVIVGINKIVEDVEAGFKRVMEVAAPKNINRINNKAIEMGKEPRYNLDNIANKFSWIKGDDEKGRIIIILVDEELGY, encoded by the coding sequence ATGAAAGAGCTTTTAGAAGTTTTGAAATCATGTGGTCATGAAGCCTTTTTTGTAAAAGATAAAAAAGAGGCTTTAGAGTTAGCAAAAACGTATATTAAACCAAATATGAGTGTTGGACTTGGTGGAAGTGAAAGCGTAAAAGAGATAGGTTTACTTGACTTTTTACTAAATAACAAAGAGATTACTTTATACAATCAATATGAAGCTGGTATTTCTATGGAAGAGAATATCAAGAGAAGAAAAATGGGTTTGATAAGTGATATTTTTGTTACAAGTACAAATGCTTTGACACATGATGGAAAACTTGTAAATGCTGATGGAAGTGGAAATAGGGTGGCTGCTTTTTGTTATGGTCCAACAAATGTTTTAGTAATTGTTGGAATTAATAAAATAGTTGAAGATGTGGAAGCTGGATTCAAAAGAGTTATGGAAGTTGCTGCTCCTAAAAATATAAATAGAATAAATAATAAAGCAATAGAGATGGGAAAAGAGCCAAGATATAACCTAGATAATATTGCAAATAAATTCTCTTGGATTAAAGGTGATGATGAAAAAGGAAGAATAATCATCATTTTAGTTGATGAAGAGTTGGGATATTAA
- a CDS encoding superoxide dismutase encodes MKHELMTLPYALDALEPLMSKETLEFHYGKHHQTYVNNLNNLIAGTKFEDLSLVNIILESDAGIFNNAAQVYNHDFFWNGLTPTQGEIPASVEESLTKAFGSVDKFKEEFTAKAVGHFGSGWAWLVQDENQDLKIVTTINAQNPLTNNLKPILVCDVWEHAYYIDVRNARPKFLENFWKLVNWDFVAKNLG; translated from the coding sequence ATGAAACATGAATTAATGACTTTACCTTATGCTTTAGATGCCTTAGAACCGCTTATGTCAAAAGAGACTTTAGAGTTTCATTATGGAAAACATCACCAAACTTATGTAAATAACTTAAATAATTTAATTGCTGGTACAAAATTTGAAGATTTATCTTTAGTAAATATAATTTTAGAATCAGATGCTGGTATTTTTAATAATGCTGCACAAGTATATAACCATGACTTTTTTTGGAATGGTTTAACTCCAACTCAAGGTGAAATTCCAGCTTCTGTAGAAGAATCTTTAACAAAAGCTTTTGGAAGTGTTGATAAATTTAAAGAGGAGTTTACAGCAAAAGCTGTTGGACATTTTGGTTCTGGTTGGGCTTGGTTAGTTCAAGACGAAAATCAAGATTTAAAAATCGTAACAACAATAAATGCACAAAATCCTCTAACAAATAATCTAAAACCTATTTTAGTATGTGACGTTTGGGAACATGCTTATTATATTGATGTAAGAAATGCAAGACCTAAGTTTTTAGAAAACTTTTGGAAACTTGTAAATTGGGATTTTGTAGCTAAAAATCTAGGATAA